The Episyrphus balteatus chromosome 4, idEpiBalt1.1, whole genome shotgun sequence genome includes a window with the following:
- the LOC129918330 gene encoding nucleoporin Nup37, translated as MRTKTDPSHVVNLSEQIYGFEICGNDFAFNLVCVAVAKKIILGLLRFPEETETEIFGWERLKDIYHESRCHAIAFAPKTSLAVVPKVVTLCAAGADFNLRIFRTDLDQNDTVQILKGHTNYVNDIAWEHDEEFLASVSDDHSCKIWSSAHNFETVTTFCLSSAGMSVRWHPDEPGKVLVAEKKGIIHLYNVRSQQAIMSLESPKVPLMSADWSLHNRLFVTALAGGDVITWDLRRTCGPADVKQIHEDGGRVVRFSPNSEVVYASIGRPDITLKVYTAKSTVPLIESSLKLFGGLSWHHRLPYVAAAYDRKLCFWKVQIK; from the exons atGCGTACAAAAACAGATCCCTCTCATGTTGTCAATTTGTCCGAACAAATTTATGGCTTTGAAATTTGTGGCAATGATTTTGCATTCAATTTAGTTTGTGTtgctgttgcaaaaaaaatcatcctCGGTCTTTTGCGATTTCCA GAAGAAACTGAAACAGAAATCTTTGGTTGGGAACGTTTGAAAGACATCTATCATGAATCCCGATGCCATGCAATTGCATTCGCGCCAAAAACTTCACTCGCAGTCGTACCCAAAGTTGTCACTCTCTGTGCAGCTGGAGCTGACTTCAATTTACGTATCTTCAGAACAGATTTGGACCAAAATGATactgttcaaattttaaaag gTCACACAAATTATGTAAATGATATTGCATGGGAGCATGATGAAGAGTTTCTTGCCTCCGTGAGTGACGATCATTCATGCAAGATATGGAGTTCAGCTCATAATTTCGAAACTGTTACAACATTCTGTCTTTCATCGGCTGGCATGTCAGTTCGTTGGCATCCCGATGAACCAGGCAAAGTGTTGGTAGCCGAAAAGAAGGGAATCATTCATTTGTACAATGTTCGATCACAACAAGCTATTATGTCTTTGGAATCACCGAAAGTTCCTTTGATGAGTGCCGATTGGTCGTTGCACAATCGCCTGTTTGTGACAGCGTTAGCTGGAGGAGATGTCATCACTTGGGACCTCCGACGGACATG TGGACCAGCTGATGTAAAACAAATCCATGAAGATGGAGGTCGTGTCGTGAGATTTTCACCAAACAGCGAAGTAGTCTATGCCAGTATTGGTCGACCTGACATCACTCTGAAAGTATACACTGCCAAATCAACAGTTCCACTTATTGAATCATCACTTAAACTATTTGGTGGATTGTCGTGGCATCATCGATTGCCTTATGTTGCAGCAGCTTATGATAGGAAGTTGTGTTTCTGGAAAGTACAGATTAAGTAG
- the LOC129919232 gene encoding uncharacterized protein LOC129919232, protein MECIIVLNNSQHQCTWRRTEPGRNVFAMYSLIIPMLALFGCMANSLNAIVFLRPRLEPSVFTYLAVLSWVDSLCCIVILLTCLSRSLCLNSLTMTYFDLNLQSALFGTLTGAANWILAALTMDRIVYLCHRLPQTPPRFCTRLVARTIVFGIILLSAILNSPYFFVFATQIDGSFYVTNFYKSKTYKIYNWFSFTVLCIIPGLFLLIGNISLIILFRKMVKKPKSCVPSRTVFQGTRKRQELQLKLTITIVIVVFLYLTGELPAHITSRKNAVNLLFNGDITKINFEKVEKFECFFLTLNALQLSFNIIVYAVINPVFMDEFFVFLRQMSDFVYLILGYSAMRKCFKKVRNRNETTNDGSLENHQASISYCNEIFIIEGVNHNLEMLEMEIHEENKNIGLRKTNSCMDLKFLGLGSEEWFECGRVLQRHSLSC, encoded by the exons aTGGAATGCATAATAGTACTAAACAACTCTCAACATCAATGTACTTGGAGACGTACCGAACCAGGTCGTAATGTTTTCGCAATGTACTCGCTTATAATTCCTATGCTTGCACTATTCGGTTGTATGGCAAACTCTTTGAACGCAATTGTTTTTCTGCGCCCCCGCCTGGAACCTTCGGTTTTTACCTATCTGGCAGTATTATCCTGGGTGGATAGCTTATGTTGTATAGTAATTCTTCTAACATGCTTGTCGCGAAGTTTATGTTTGAATTCATTGACTATGACGTATTTTGATTTGAACCTGCAATCTGCATTATTTGGCACATTAACTGGAGCTGCAAATTGGATTCTAGCCGCTCTCACAATGGATCGCATTGTTTATTTGTGCCATCGATTGCCGCAAACCCCACCAAGATTTTGTACTCGTTTAGTAGCAAGGACTATtgtttttggaataattttGTTGTCAGCAATTTTGAATTCgccatatttttttgtgtttgcaacTCAAATAGATGGGTCATTCTATGTAACGAATTTTTACAAATCAAA GACCTACAAAATTTACAATTGGTTTTCATTTACTGTGCTTTGCATCATTCCGGGCCTATTTCTACTGATTGGAAATATTTCTCTAATAATATTATTTCGAAAGATGGTTAAGAAGCCCAAATCTTGTGTTCCATCTAGAACGGTTTTTCAGGGAACACGTAAACGTCAAGAG CTCCAACTGAAACTCACAATAActattgttattgttgtttttctttatctAACTGGTGAGTTACCAGCTCACATAACATCTCGAAAAAATGCCgtaaatttattattcaacggagatataacaaaaattaactttgaaaaagtcgaaaaatttgaatgtttttttctaacctTAAATGCACTACAATTaagttttaatataattgtatatgCTGTAATTAATCCAGTTTTTATGGAtgaatttttcgtttttctacGCCAAATGTCTGATTTTGTTTATCTTATATTGGGATATAGTGCTATGCGTAAATGTTTTAAGAAGGTTAGAAATCGAAATGAGACCACGAATGATGGGAGTTTGGAAAATCATCAAGCTTCAATTTCATATTGCaatgaaatatttataattGAGGGAGTGAATCATAATTTGGAGATGCTAGAAATGGAAATACACGAAGAGAACAAGAATATTGGACTTAGAAAGACAAATTCATGCATGGATTTGAAATTTCTTGGACTTGGTTCAGAGGAGTGGTTTGAATGTGGAAGGGTTCTTCAAAGGCATTCGTTGTCTtgttga
- the LOC129918328 gene encoding eukaryotic translation initiation factor 3 subunit M, which yields MNSVPVFIDLSLDEQVQELRKYFKKLGAEISSEKSSKGIEDDLHKIIGVCDVCFKDGEPSQIDGILNSIVSIMITISLDRGENIVLAYCEKMTKAPDVPLAKVCLQSLWRLFNNLDTSSPLRYHVYYHLVQVAKQCDQVLEVFTGVDQLKAQFVNCPPSSEQMQKLYRLLHDVLKDTNIELSAKVMIELLGTYTADNACVAREDAMKCIVTALADPNTFLLDPLLSLKPVRFLEGDLIHDLLSIFVVDKLPSYIQFYENHKEFVTSQGLNHEQNMKKMRLLTFMQLAESNSEMTFEQLTKELQIPEDEVEPFIIEVLKTKLVRARLDQANKKVHISSTMHRTFGFSQWEQLRDLLQAWKENLNVVKDGLQNVSAAQLELAKAQKLIH from the exons atgaattctgTCCCGGTTTTTATAGATTTATCTTTGGACGAACAG gtCCAAGAATTgaggaaatatttcaaaaaacttggaGCTGAAATCTCCTCCGAGAAATCTTCCAAAGGCATTGAAGATGATTTGCATAAAATTATTGGAGTTTGTGATGTTTGCTTCAAGGATGGCGAACCATCACAAATCGATGGCATTTTGAACAGTATTGTGTCCATTATGATTACT atttCCTTGGATCGAGGAGAAAACATCGTTTTGGCTTATTGCGAGAAGATGACCAAAGCACCTGACGTACCGCTGGCTAAAGTGTGTCTGCAATCACTCTGGCGATTGTTCAACAACCTTGACACAAGCTCACCACTCCGTTACCATGTCTACTATCATCTGGTGCAAGTGGCAAAGCAATGTGACCAAGTTCTTGAGGTTTTCACCGGAGTCGATCAACTGAAAGCCCAATTTGTCAATTGTCCACCATCAAGCGAACAAATGCAAAAGCTGTATCGCCTACTCCACGACGTTCTTAAAGACACCAACATTGAACTATCGGCTAAGGTAATGATTGAACTTTTAGGCACCTACACCGCTGACAATGCTTGCGTTGCCCGTGAAGACGCGATGAAGTGCATTGTCACTGCTCTCGCTGATCCCAACACTTTCCTATTGGATCCATTGCTTTCATTGAAACCAGTTCGTTTCCTTGAGGGTGATTTGATTCATGATCTTTTATCCATTTTCGTTGTGGATAAACTTCCTTCGTACATTCAATTCTACGAGAACCACAAAGAGTTTGTGACTTCCCAGGGCCTCAACCACGAACAAAATATGAAGAAAATGCGTTTGTTGACTTTTATGCAATTGGCTGAGAGTAATTCCGAAATGACATTTGAACAATTAACCAAGGAATTGCAAATCCCTGAAGATGAAGTTGAACCTTTCATCATTGAAGTTCTCAAAACTAAACTGGTGCGAGCTCGTTTAGATCAGGCCAACAAAAAAGTTCACATTTCCAGCACAATGCACAGGACATTTGGATTCTCGCAGTGGGAACAATTGCGTGATTTATTGCAAGCGTGGAAGGAAAATTTAAATGTTGTCAAAGATGGTCTTCAAAATGTTTCAGCTGCTCAACTCGAATTGGCCAAGGCACAGAAATTGATTCATTAG